Proteins found in one Toxotes jaculatrix isolate fToxJac2 chromosome 18, fToxJac2.pri, whole genome shotgun sequence genomic segment:
- the tnfsf14 gene encoding tumor necrosis factor ligand superfamily member 14 — MASDKYPSVYVVDSHADWPHPPPKLRQRQCRMGVAQTLLFMLVSVALCGMIIEACLIYHLYQLDTAPSASFSKHTGGEDDTSPTKKPSYEIPPSKPVAHLTDGQDVIHEEKIMAWSMNADPLLYEMDYKDRKLIIQKEGYYYVYSKVFFTDNGVFHHSVNMHTEKYAGGRITLLQSRKYSLKSSKIRSNSYLGGVFHLYKNDAVYVEVSNTTKIDRHKSFENIFGAYMI, encoded by the exons ATGGCCAGTGATAAGTATCCCTCTGTGTATGTGGTGGACAGCCATGCCGACTGGCCTCATCCACCACCCAAACTGAGGCAGCGGCAGTGCCGGATGGGGGTGGCACAGACCCTGCTGTTCATGCTGGTCAGCGTGGCGTTGTGTGGCATGATCATTGAAGCCTGCTTGATCTACCATCTCTACCAACTTGACACC GCTCCCTCAGCGTCATTCTCTAAGCACACCGGAG GTGAAGATGATACTTCTCCCACTAAAAAGCCAAGTTATGAGATTCCTCCTTCCAAACCAGTTGCACATCTGACAG ATGGACAAGATGTAATTCATGAAGAAAAGATTATGGCGTGGAGCATGAATGCAGACCCTCTCCTCTATGAAATGGactacaaagacagaaaactaatCATTCAGAAGGAGGGTTATTACTATGTCTATTCTAAGGTTTTCTTCACAGACAATGGTGTATTTCACCATTCTGTCAATATGCATACTGAAAAGTACGCTGGGGGAAGAATTACACTCCTGCAGTCCAGGAAATACTCCCTAAAGTCGAGTAAAATACGATCCAATAGTTACCTGGGTGGAGTgtttcatctttacaaaaatgATGCTGTTTATGTGGAAGTCAGCAACACCACAAAAATCGATCGACATAAATCCTTTGAGAACATCTTTGGTGCATATATGATCTAA
- the tmed1a gene encoding transmembrane emp24 domain-containing protein 1a isoform X1 translates to MHCDRMMMNVSAWLCLLTYFMLTVDLTLGLGPNQDMEFTFLLPAGSTECFYQTTVRNDSMEVEYQVIAGSGLDVGFALISPSGHRLVSDFRRSDGIHTVDPTEDGDYRLCFDNSFSKLSEKMVFFEVTINSQSSAGRGREEWANVATTESMVEYKLEDIRTRLDSVYQHLERSRQVQTVLRAFEARDRYLLEDNLWRVSFWSCLNLLVMFAVAVTQIYTLQRLFDNTRRVCT, encoded by the exons ATGCACTGCGAcaggatgatgatgaatgtGTCTGCATGGCTCTGTTTGCTGACATATTTCATGCTGACTGTTGACTTGACTTTGGGTTTGGGGCCAAATCAAGACATGGAATTTACATTTCTGTTACCTGCTGGCAGCACTGAGTGTTTTTACCAAACCACCGTGAGGAATGACAGCATGGAGGTCGAATACCAG GTCATAGCCGGGTCGGGTCTGGATGTAGGCTTTGCCCTCATCTCACCCAGCGGACACCGACTGGTCTCTGACTTCAGGAGATCTGATGGCATCCACAC ggTGGATCCCACAGAGGATGGAGACTACCGGCTGTGTTTCGACAACAGCTTCAGCAAACTGTCAGAGAAGATGGTGTTCTTTGAGGTGACCATTAATAGTCAGAGCAGCGCAGGTAGAGGCCGAGAGGAGTGGGCGAATGTGGCCACGACAGAGAGCATGGTAGAGTACAAACTGGAGGACATCAGG ACGAGGCTGGACTCTGTGTACCAGCACCTGGAGAGGAGCCGTCAGGTCCAGACGGTGCTGCGGGCCTTTGAGGCGAGGGACCGCTACCTTCTGGAGGACAACCTGTGGCGCGTGTCCTTCTGGTCCTGCCTCAACCTGCTGGTCATGTTCGCTGTCGCTGTCACACAAATCTACACCCTGCAACGTCTCTTTGACAACACCAGGCGGGTCTGCACATAG
- the tmed1a gene encoding transmembrane emp24 domain-containing protein 1a isoform X2, producing MHCDRMMMNVSAWLCLLTYFMLTVDLTLGLGPNQDMEFTFLLPAGSTECFYQTTVRNDSMEVEYQVIAGSGLDVGFALISPSGHRLVSDFRRSDGIHTVDPTEDGDYRLCFDNSFSKLSEKMVFFETRLDSVYQHLERSRQVQTVLRAFEARDRYLLEDNLWRVSFWSCLNLLVMFAVAVTQIYTLQRLFDNTRRVCT from the exons ATGCACTGCGAcaggatgatgatgaatgtGTCTGCATGGCTCTGTTTGCTGACATATTTCATGCTGACTGTTGACTTGACTTTGGGTTTGGGGCCAAATCAAGACATGGAATTTACATTTCTGTTACCTGCTGGCAGCACTGAGTGTTTTTACCAAACCACCGTGAGGAATGACAGCATGGAGGTCGAATACCAG GTCATAGCCGGGTCGGGTCTGGATGTAGGCTTTGCCCTCATCTCACCCAGCGGACACCGACTGGTCTCTGACTTCAGGAGATCTGATGGCATCCACAC ggTGGATCCCACAGAGGATGGAGACTACCGGCTGTGTTTCGACAACAGCTTCAGCAAACTGTCAGAGAAGATGGTGTTCTTTGAG ACGAGGCTGGACTCTGTGTACCAGCACCTGGAGAGGAGCCGTCAGGTCCAGACGGTGCTGCGGGCCTTTGAGGCGAGGGACCGCTACCTTCTGGAGGACAACCTGTGGCGCGTGTCCTTCTGGTCCTGCCTCAACCTGCTGGTCATGTTCGCTGTCGCTGTCACACAAATCTACACCCTGCAACGTCTCTTTGACAACACCAGGCGGGTCTGCACATAG